In Triticum aestivum cultivar Chinese Spring chromosome 5B, IWGSC CS RefSeq v2.1, whole genome shotgun sequence, the following proteins share a genomic window:
- the LOC123111540 gene encoding WD repeat and HMG-box DNA-binding protein 1, with protein MKGRAVKLREAHKAGSGSPAFCSVAWAPGGQHVVTASAADVAILIHDAAAVSAGGTGARGSGSAAAVATIRLHKDGVTAVALAPASGGSLASGSIDHSVKFYSFPDGTFQSNVARFTLPIRSLAFNKKGALLAAAGDDDGIKLIATVDNTISKVLKGHKGSVTGLAFDPKNDYLASIDSFGTVIFWDLCLGSEARSLTRVAPTFGSDHSVKNTLCWSPDGHTLAVPGLRNNVVMYDRDTAEEVFTLKGEHEQPICSLCWSPNGRYLATAGLDRQVLVWDVKSRQDIERQKFDESICSMAWKPEDNAIVLIDVMGKFGIWESVVPSTMKSPTEGAPELNPPRVPLFDDEDEEEKPSTSAGFDDEIDESLGDSAPFNHKRSRRKATFDDHVNGDSEEEDMIHEMQSGKRTKGRHKDNKEGARKAMDDSATSGRLVTARMQAAFQPGSTPSHPGKRNFLAYNMLGSITTIENEGHSHVEVDFHDTGRGPRVPSMTDYFGFTMAALNESGSVFANPCKGDNNMSTLMYRPFSSWAGNSEWSMRFEGEEVKSVALGAGWVAAVTSLNFLRIFTEGGLQMHILSVSGPVVTVTGHGDQLAIVTHASDCLPSGDQVLDVKVFNITEGAQSMSGRLVLTPSSQLSWFGFSENGQLSSYDSKGILRVFSAQFGGSWLPVFSSTKARKSEDESHWVVGLDANNIFCILCKSPECYPQVMPKPVLTILELSFPLASSDLGANSLENEFMTRKLHLSQIQKKIEEIAALDLDTTAFEDEAFNTEAALDRCILRLISTCCNGDKLVRATELAKLLTLEKSMKGALTLVTRLKLPILQEKFSSLLEERMLNDARAAGTVSVCLNPASTNHSPALHTIQPAKIVQNGGNLEEASTPNHFARRSSAAGPKKAELEQPNDDTAKVSPAVTPLAKIPKKNDNSEGKAKRERDGTAEQILKGGIDQVGAKNKGSEDGNRGEPQRPLNPFAKSSSNKEQSSSLLDSIKKMKVESEKVDKANSKKVKV; from the exons ATGAAAGGGCGCGCGGTGAAGCTGCGGGAGGCGCACAAGGCGGGCTCGGGCTCCCCGGCCTTCTGCTCCGTCGCCTGGGCCCCCGGGGGGCAGCACGTCGTCACCGCGTCCGCCGCCGACGTCGCCATCCTGATCCACGACGCCGCCGCGGTGAGCGCCGGGGGCACCGGGGCCCGGGGCTCCGGTTCAGCGGCGGCCGTCGCCACGATCCGGCTCCACAAGGACGGCGTGACGGCCGTCGCCCTCGCGCCGGCCTCCGGCGGCTCGCTGGCGTCCGGTTCCATCGACCACTCCGTCAAGTTCTACTCCTTCCCAG ACGGCACGTTCCAGAGCAACGTTGCTCGGTTCACCCTCCCGATCCGGTCACTGGCGTTCAACAAGAAGGGCGCCCTTTTGGCCGCGGCCGGCGATGACGACGGCATCAAGCTGATTGCTACGGTCGACAACACGATCTCCAAGGTGCTCAAAGGCCACAAGGGCTCGGTGACCGGGCTGGCTTTTGACCCCAAAAATGATTATCTGGCATCAATCGACAGCTTTGGCACGGTCATCTTTTGGGATCTTTGTTTGGGCAGCGAGGCACGAAGCTTGACTCGTGTCGCCCCGACATTCGGTTCCGACCACTCGGTGAAGAATACCCTGTGTTGGAGTCCCGATGGGCACACCCTTGCTGTTCCTGGGCTGAGGAATAATGTGGTCATGTATGACAGGGACACAGCGGAGGAGGTATTCACACTGAAAGGAGAACACGAGCAGCCAATATGCAGCCTTTGCTGGTCCCCGAATGGGAGGTACCTGGCAACTGCCGGCCTGGATAGGCAGGTGCTTGTCTGGGATGTGAAGTCAAGGCAGGACATTGAGAGGCAGAAGTTTGATGAAAGCATATGTAGCATGGCATGGAAACCAGAGGATAATGCTATAGTACTCATTGATGTAATGGGTAAATTTGGGATTTGGGAATCAGTGGTCCCTTCGACTATGAAGTCGCCCACTGAGGGTGCGCCTGAGCTAAACCCGCCGAGGGTTCCATTGTTTGATgacgaagatgaagaagaaaaGCCAAGCACATCGGCTGGTTTTGATGATGAGATCGATGAAAGTCTTGGTGATTCAGCACCTTTCAACCACAAGCGGTCAAGGAGAAAGGCCACATTTGATGACCACGTGAATGGAGATAGTGAAGAAGAGGATATGATACACGAGATGCAGTCAGGAAAGAGAACAAAAGGTAGGCACAAAGATAACAAAGAAGGTGCTAGGAAGGCAATGGATGATTCAGCAACTTCTGGAAGGTTGGTTACAGCAAGAATGCAAGCTGCCTTCCAGCCTGGGTCAACGCCATCTCATCCTGGCAAGCGAAATTTCCTTGCTTACAACATGCTTGGAAGTATTACTACCATTGAAAATGAGGGGCACTCACATGTAGAG GTTGACTTTCACGACACAGGAAGAGGCCCCAGAGTCCCTTCCATGACCGACTATTTTGGTTTCACCATGGCTGCACTGAATGAATCAGGAAGTGTGTTTGCAAATCCATGCAAGGGCGACAACAATATGAGCACTCTTATGTACCGCCCCTTCAGCAGCTGGGCTGGTAACAGTGAG TGGTCAATGAGGTTTGAGGGAGAAGAAGTGAAGTCTGTGGCTCTTGGTGCTGGATGGGTTGCTGCAGTCACAAGTTTAAATTTTTTGCGCATCTTCACCGAAGGGGGCTTGCAG ATGCATATCCTTTCAGTTAGTGGTCCAGTGGTTACAGTGACAGGTCATGGGGATCAGCTAGCAATTGTGACACATGCTTCAGATTGCCTACCCTCAGGAGATCAG GTCCTAGATGTTAAGGTATTCAACATAACTGAGGGGGCACAATCAATGTCCGGTCGCCTTGTCTTGACTCCATCCTCTCAACTATCTTGGTTTGGTTTCAGTGAGAATGGCCAACTTAGTTCATATGACTCCAAG GGAATACTGAGGGTCTTTTCCGCTCAGTTTGGTGGGAGTTGGCTTCCTGTGTTTAG TTCAACCAAGGCAAGAAAATCTGAAGATGAAAGCCACTGGGTGGTGGGTTTAGATGCTAATAATATATTCTGCATTCTATGCAAATCCCCTGAATGTTATCCTCAG GTGATGCCCAAGCCTGTTCTAACTATACTTGAGCTGTCATTTCCTCTTGCGTCATCTGACCTTGGAGCCAATAGTTTGGAAAACGAGTTCATGACAAGGAAGTTGCATCTCTCACAG ATccaaaagaaaatagaagaaatcGCCGCTCTGGATCTGGACACAACTGCATTTGAAGATGAAGCATTCAATACAGAGGCTGCACTTGACCGGTGCATCCTGAGACTCATCTCTACCTGCTGCAATG GTGATAAACTAGTCCGAGCCACTGAGCTTGCAAAGTTACTGACGTTGGAGAAATCAATGAAGGGAGCATTAACACTTGTTACACGCTTGAAACTTCCTATATTACAAGAGAAGTTCAGTTCATTACTTGAG GAGAGAATGTTAAACGATGCAAGAGCTGCTGGAACAGTAAGTGTTTGCTTGAATCCGGCCAGTACGAACCACTCACCAGCGCTCCATACAATCCAACCTGCTAAAATTGTGCAAAATGGAGGTAACTTGGAGGAGGCATCCACACCGAACCATTTTGCCCGACGAAGCAGTGCAGCTGGACCTAAGAAGGCAGAATTAGAACAACCAAATGATGACACTGCAAAGGTTTCACCTGCGGTTACCCCTTTAGCCAAGATACCCAAGAAAAATGATAACTCAGAAGGGAAAGCAAAAAGGGAGAGGGATGGAACAGCTGAACAGATTTTGAAAGGAGGCATTGATCAGGTTGGTGCTAAAAATAAGGGCAGTGAAGACGGCAACCGAGGAGAGCCTCAGCGGCCACTTAACCCCTTTGCAAAATCTTCATCCAACAAAGAACAGTCATCATCCCTTTTGGATTCCATAAAAAAGATGAAGGTTGAAAGTGAGAAAGTCGACAAAGCCAACAGCAAGAAGGTGAAAGTATAA